Proteins encoded together in one bacterium window:
- a CDS encoding DUF4230 domain-containing protein, producing the protein MKKILLATAILSFSYNSHAFTWPWNIETKEETTSAIATTIKNKGNKENKVITYEINQIDKKTIDQTIVAEQTDKLSQLTAYIKNTLGGYEAEAQFSTKVLIGFDAKNFTEKNISVDDSNKKIKVSLPDIKVQYIDIDYSNSYIITKKQGVISSSRERDELLNELFSKYRDDIIKASSKNEMAMHEARLNAFEIIKESIEKEKGIEYSIEMER; encoded by the coding sequence ATGAAAAAGATACTTTTAGCTACCGCAATTTTAAGTTTTTCTTATAATTCCCATGCTTTTACATGGCCTTGGAATATTGAAACCAAAGAAGAAACAACCAGTGCGATTGCCACTACAATCAAGAATAAGGGCAACAAGGAAAACAAGGTTATAACATATGAGATCAATCAGATAGATAAAAAAACAATTGACCAGACGATAGTTGCCGAACAAACTGATAAACTATCCCAATTAACTGCATATATTAAAAATACACTTGGGGGGTATGAAGCAGAAGCTCAGTTTAGCACCAAAGTTCTTATAGGGTTTGATGCAAAAAATTTTACTGAGAAAAATATCTCAGTCGATGATAGCAATAAGAAGATTAAAGTCAGCTTACCCGATATTAAGGTTCAGTATATCGACATTGACTATAGCAACTCTTACATAATAACAAAAAAACAGGGCGTCATTTCCAGTAGCAGAGAACGTGATGAACTATTGAATGAATTATTCAGCAAATATCGAGATGATATAATAAAAGCCTCCTCAAAAAATGAAATGGCCATGCATGAAGCTAGGCTCAATGCATTTGAAATAATCAAAGAAAGTATAGAAAAAGAAAAAGGCATTGAATACAGTATTGAAATGGAGAGATAA